From Mesobacillus boroniphilus, the proteins below share one genomic window:
- a CDS encoding trans-sulfuration enzyme family protein, with protein sequence MEKRFETEVLHSIHNKPKGIKSKATPIYQTSAFTFNDLDELEGFYQGEGNYLYSRVGNPNTDELGQSVAALEYAEDGVAASSGLAAILAGVLAVVKNGDHIVAADDVYGGSFHMLKAELERFGVETTFVSFSELDRVEQAIKPNTKLLYTESITNPLLRVEKLEEVIELAKRKSLTVLVDNTFATPLHVRPFLLGADLVVHSATKYIGGHSDVTSGVVVGKKELIAEARARIVNLGANLSPFEAWLTCRGLKTLALRMKAQSENARLLADGLSEHQNVAKVYYPFAEGEKGFGAIVTVELAEHVDTDQFFKSLGWIKIVPTLAGVETTVSHPLKTSHRALPPEAQAELGITYRLVRISVGIENPADIIEQFVTALENS encoded by the coding sequence ATGGAAAAAAGATTTGAAACGGAAGTACTGCATTCAATACATAACAAGCCAAAGGGGATTAAAAGCAAGGCGACACCGATTTATCAGACGTCGGCATTTACCTTTAATGACCTTGATGAGCTTGAGGGCTTTTATCAGGGAGAAGGAAATTACTTGTATTCAAGGGTAGGAAATCCGAATACAGATGAACTTGGTCAATCCGTTGCGGCGCTTGAGTACGCGGAAGATGGGGTAGCGGCTTCCTCAGGTTTAGCTGCCATCTTAGCAGGTGTCCTAGCAGTAGTGAAGAATGGTGATCATATCGTTGCGGCTGATGATGTATATGGAGGGAGTTTCCATATGCTGAAAGCCGAGCTTGAACGCTTTGGAGTCGAAACGACATTTGTATCTTTTTCCGAGTTGGACAGAGTCGAACAGGCGATCAAACCCAATACGAAGCTTCTTTACACCGAATCAATCACGAATCCGCTCCTCCGTGTTGAAAAATTGGAGGAAGTCATTGAGCTGGCAAAGAGAAAAAGTCTTACTGTATTAGTTGATAATACTTTCGCTACACCACTGCATGTCCGCCCGTTTTTACTCGGAGCCGACCTGGTCGTCCACAGCGCGACGAAATACATTGGAGGTCACAGTGATGTCACTTCAGGTGTCGTCGTTGGCAAAAAGGAACTGATTGCAGAAGCGCGTGCAAGAATCGTGAATCTTGGTGCGAACCTTAGTCCGTTTGAAGCGTGGCTGACTTGCAGGGGCTTGAAGACTCTCGCGTTAAGGATGAAGGCTCAATCGGAGAATGCCAGGTTGCTGGCTGACGGTTTGAGTGAACATCAGAATGTCGCAAAGGTTTACTATCCATTTGCTGAAGGTGAAAAAGGCTTCGGTGCCATCGTGACGGTTGAACTGGCAGAACACGTGGATACAGACCAGTTTTTCAAATCGCTTGGATGGATAAAAATTGTCCCAACACTTGCGGGAGTAGAAACGACTGTCTCTCATCCACTGAAAACCTCCCATCGCGCACTGCCTCCAGAGGCTCAAGCAGAGCTTGGCATTACGTATCGATTAGTCAGGATTTCCGTTGGGATCGAAAACCCAGCTGATATTATCGAACAATTTGTGACGGCGCTGGAAAACTCGTGA
- a CDS encoding CBS domain-containing protein produces MANNTQFKHRSNNQQSGSKNKKNHQTGNNKKKSYMRTNPKPQEKEENRLKRVSEKNQTHDGNKGSENGKSPNQSNSGNGNSSSMQADNGNGKPSSNQSKNSNGKKRAYESGRNSSNQNPDSGAKASGDHEVKHKEQSGKFETAFNRIHKALKEMVKGTDSDAFVELLYSGYKNHSLVRKYKSELHQFAKLRNAIVHERVNADYYIAEPHIEVVERIEEIAREFEKPQTALSIATCPVFYYYEDAYLKDVLKVINKFDFTRFPVYDKDDKYIALLTSTEIIQWMAKHFSDSVVHFEDVRVKELLTKGKNYFVTFVDEDASLYHIEELFERYHTRGKKLQAVIITETGDRHGKPIGVITPWDLLDSDPED; encoded by the coding sequence TTGGCTAACAATACTCAGTTTAAACATAGATCAAATAATCAACAGTCAGGTTCCAAAAACAAGAAGAATCATCAGACTGGTAACAATAAGAAAAAGTCATATATGAGAACTAACCCTAAGCCGCAGGAAAAAGAGGAAAACAGGTTGAAGCGTGTTAGTGAAAAAAATCAAACGCATGATGGCAATAAAGGAAGCGAAAATGGAAAGTCACCGAATCAATCTAACAGCGGTAATGGTAACTCATCTTCCATGCAGGCTGATAACGGTAATGGCAAACCATCCTCCAATCAATCCAAAAACAGCAACGGGAAAAAGCGTGCCTATGAGAGTGGTAGGAATTCATCGAATCAAAATCCCGATTCAGGAGCTAAAGCTTCAGGAGACCATGAGGTGAAGCATAAGGAGCAGTCCGGAAAATTCGAAACGGCATTTAACAGAATTCATAAAGCGTTGAAGGAAATGGTGAAGGGGACGGACAGCGATGCATTTGTCGAGCTTCTGTACTCCGGCTATAAAAATCATTCATTAGTACGTAAATATAAAAGTGAGCTGCACCAGTTTGCAAAGCTTCGCAATGCGATTGTCCATGAGCGGGTGAACGCTGATTATTATATTGCCGAGCCGCATATTGAGGTGGTCGAACGGATTGAGGAGATTGCCAGGGAGTTTGAGAAACCTCAGACAGCTTTGTCGATCGCGACCTGCCCTGTGTTTTACTATTATGAGGATGCCTATCTTAAAGATGTTCTAAAGGTAATTAATAAGTTTGATTTTACAAGATTCCCTGTTTATGACAAGGATGATAAGTATATTGCCTTACTGACTTCCACGGAGATCATCCAGTGGATGGCGAAGCATTTTTCCGACAGTGTGGTGCATTTCGAGGATGTCCGTGTCAAAGAACTGTTGACGAAGGGGAAAAATTATTTTGTGACCTTTGTTGATGAGGATGCATCCTTGTATCATATTGAAGAATTGTTCGAGCGTTACCATACAAGAGGCAAGAAGCTGCAGGCAGTCATCATCACGGAAACGGGTGACCGCCATGGGAAGCCAATTGGCGTAATAACGCCGTGGGACTTGCTTGACAGTGACCCGGAAGATTGA
- the safA gene encoding SafA/ExsA family spore coat assembly protein, protein MLKKIILALALMVMAIPTASFAQEVYTVRPGDSLWKISVRYQVGLSEIIAANPQFKNPNLIYPGQRVNIPNLSATKSIESQVIQLTNQERAKNGLKPLAADWQLSRVARYKSADMRDKNYFSHTSPTYGSPFTMMKNFGITYRSAGENIAAGQRTPSEVVKSWMNSPGHRKNILSPTYTHIGVGHASGGNYGHYWTQMFIAK, encoded by the coding sequence ATGCTCAAGAAAATAATATTAGCCCTAGCATTAATGGTAATGGCAATCCCGACTGCTTCGTTTGCTCAGGAGGTCTACACGGTTCGGCCTGGTGATTCCTTATGGAAGATTTCGGTTAGGTATCAGGTCGGCCTTTCTGAGATTATCGCGGCCAACCCGCAATTCAAAAACCCTAACTTGATCTATCCGGGCCAGAGGGTCAATATCCCAAATTTAAGTGCGACAAAGAGTATCGAAAGCCAAGTAATCCAGCTGACAAACCAGGAACGTGCCAAAAATGGACTGAAGCCACTAGCTGCTGACTGGCAGCTTTCCAGGGTAGCCAGATATAAATCTGCAGATATGAGAGATAAGAACTACTTCTCCCATACTAGCCCTACTTACGGCAGTCCCTTCACGATGATGAAGAACTTCGGAATCACATACCGGAGCGCAGGTGAGAATATCGCTGCCGGGCAAAGGACACCGAGTGAGGTTGTGAAATCATGGATGAACAGTCCGGGCCACCGCAAGAACATCCTTAGCCCTACATACACCCATATTGGTGTCGGGCATGCATCTGGCGGCAACTATGGTCACTATTGGACGCAAATGTTTATCGCGAAATAA
- a CDS encoding flagellar basal body rod protein, protein MKKIGLLVAGFIAAMVLISNLGPLVGLGVSLLVLYFVVKQFLKTNSTAGKIGWGIAGFIILMATASNVPAILGIAAAYVLYLVYKNWDKKEEAIHEANDPFVNFEKQWAQLNNK, encoded by the coding sequence ATGAAAAAAATTGGTTTACTGGTTGCGGGATTCATTGCTGCCATGGTGTTGATTTCCAACCTTGGCCCGCTTGTTGGCCTTGGTGTCAGCTTGCTGGTGCTCTACTTCGTCGTTAAGCAATTTTTAAAGACAAATTCCACTGCCGGTAAAATCGGCTGGGGAATCGCAGGCTTCATCATCCTAATGGCAACAGCTTCAAACGTGCCAGCCATCCTTGGTATCGCAGCTGCTTATGTCCTGTACCTTGTATATAAAAACTGGGACAAAAAAGAAGAGGCAATACATGAAGCGAACGATCCATTCGTCAACTTCGAAAAGCAATGGGCACAATTGAATAACAAATAA
- a CDS encoding YitT family protein → MAATKKKRVIKEITQLVTITLGAIIAAFGLDMFLVPNAILDGGVIGLSIIAAELTNISMSIFLIVFNLPFLYIGYRRMGLKFTLRTLYGVIILSISTAYLHHFDAVTDDLFLATIIGAVILGTGVGLVIRAGGALDGTEIIAILVSKKRTVSVGQIVMVMNLFIFILAALLVFSWETAMYSIITYFIAFKMIDVVVEGMEELKSVTIISDVPEEIAEALLKQLGRGMTYIQGQGVFSNEPKKIIYTIVSRIELSTVRSVVDDIDPNALVAIENVADVSGSNFDKSGGH, encoded by the coding sequence GTGGCTGCAACGAAGAAAAAAAGAGTGATCAAAGAGATAACACAGCTTGTGACGATAACTCTCGGGGCAATTATCGCGGCATTCGGGCTTGATATGTTCCTCGTTCCTAACGCGATCCTTGACGGCGGGGTCATCGGGCTTTCGATTATCGCCGCGGAACTGACTAATATCTCGATGAGTATATTCCTTATTGTGTTTAACCTGCCTTTCCTTTATATCGGGTATCGGAGAATGGGCCTGAAATTCACGCTTCGCACCTTATATGGAGTCATTATTTTATCCATCTCGACTGCTTATTTACATCACTTTGACGCTGTGACGGATGATTTATTTTTAGCAACCATCATCGGCGCGGTTATCCTTGGAACGGGTGTCGGTTTGGTCATCCGAGCAGGTGGCGCACTGGACGGAACTGAAATCATCGCCATCCTTGTCAGCAAAAAGCGCACCGTTTCTGTTGGACAGATTGTCATGGTCATGAACCTGTTCATCTTCATACTGGCTGCCTTGCTCGTGTTTAGCTGGGAAACAGCCATGTACTCAATCATCACCTATTTCATCGCATTCAAGATGATTGACGTCGTCGTCGAAGGGATGGAAGAGCTTAAATCGGTCACAATCATTTCCGATGTCCCGGAAGAAATCGCCGAAGCATTGCTAAAGCAATTAGGCCGCGGCATGACCTATATCCAGGGCCAAGGTGTTTTTTCAAACGAACCAAAGAAAATCATCTACACCATCGTCAGCCGGATCGAATTATCCACCGTGCGCTCCGTTGTCGATGATATCGATCCAAACGCATTGGTCGCCATTGAGAATGTCGCCGACGTTTCAGGAAGCAATTTTGATAAGAGTGGCGGACATTAA
- a CDS encoding general stress protein — MFEHEKHLVGVYDNEQDAIQAVEDLKRQGYSTDDISVISKNDDEVHDVNEATGTKTEEGLAAGAATGGVLGGLTGLLAGIGALAIPGIGPIVAAGPIAATLTGAAVGAGAGGLAGALIGMGIPEDEAERYEGYVKEGKILVVVERDENRVGLNDDATTVDGLDSRRTRNPVDAPLTSDNPANTRFDNTRDF; from the coding sequence ATGTTTGAACATGAAAAACATCTTGTTGGAGTATATGATAATGAGCAAGACGCAATTCAAGCTGTTGAGGACCTGAAAAGACAGGGGTACTCAACCGATGATATTTCAGTTATCAGTAAGAACGATGATGAGGTGCACGATGTCAACGAAGCTACCGGTACAAAGACTGAGGAAGGTCTTGCTGCAGGTGCAGCAACAGGCGGCGTTTTAGGCGGCCTTACTGGACTATTGGCAGGCATCGGCGCACTAGCGATTCCTGGAATTGGACCAATCGTTGCTGCAGGACCGATCGCTGCGACACTTACTGGCGCGGCAGTAGGCGCAGGTGCAGGCGGTTTAGCTGGAGCACTGATCGGAATGGGTATTCCGGAAGATGAAGCTGAACGCTACGAAGGCTATGTAAAAGAAGGCAAGATTTTAGTTGTTGTCGAACGCGACGAAAACAGAGTTGGTTTGAACGACGATGCAACAACTGTTGATGGCTTAGATAGCAGAAGGACTCGCAATCCAGTTGATGCACCCCTTACTTCGGACAACCCTGCCAACACTCGTTTTGATAACACACGTGATTTTTAA
- a CDS encoding methyl-accepting chemotaxis protein, with translation MRRLVNISLKTKVFSFFGMLFFVYAISTVYNFYLLNHYKDSSGTSELVSKSLYSTTIAGTLISIGCIVFILILFQNVFRPIDRLTDATKKMVNGDLSIQIESGTMDEMGMLTSHFNEMIEKLRVLVSQSQSNTGLILDSAIKLYESSHEHEKESDRINSSIMQISAGAERQQEQYTYLNEIAENMEDRIKEIAELANAIDAMSSANVAKSGVGMELIGQTSAQIEHMNHITSEAAVNAEKLAEKTNEIDQIVSIISGISNQTNLLALNAAIEAARAGEQGKGFAVVAGEVRALAEQSLQASKQIQSVIESVRTEIIKMVEVMAGGNSEVQKGSRLFSNVHEQYSDMREGILSIQREIDRIAHYADDLKEQTSELTTMNRESMSILHTNSAGISEMAAGFTNQGDTVRELTATAENLKRVSSIQKEAVSAFRNI, from the coding sequence ATGCGCAGACTTGTTAATATTTCGTTAAAGACTAAGGTTTTTTCATTTTTCGGCATGTTATTTTTCGTATATGCAATATCAACAGTTTATAATTTTTATTTGTTGAATCATTATAAAGATAGCTCTGGCACATCCGAATTAGTGTCAAAGAGTTTGTATTCAACTACTATTGCTGGAACACTTATATCAATTGGCTGCATTGTTTTTATATTGATCCTTTTTCAGAACGTTTTCCGGCCAATTGATCGTTTAACGGATGCCACCAAGAAAATGGTTAATGGCGATCTATCGATACAGATTGAAAGCGGAACTATGGATGAAATGGGTATGCTCACATCCCATTTCAATGAAATGATTGAAAAGTTACGTGTTCTTGTTTCGCAAAGCCAAAGTAACACCGGATTGATTCTTGATTCAGCCATTAAGCTTTATGAAAGTTCTCATGAGCATGAAAAAGAGAGCGATAGAATCAATTCTTCCATTATGCAAATCTCTGCTGGGGCCGAGCGGCAACAAGAGCAATATACTTATCTGAATGAAATTGCTGAAAATATGGAAGACAGGATCAAAGAAATTGCAGAACTGGCCAATGCCATTGATGCAATGTCCTCGGCCAACGTCGCAAAAAGCGGAGTGGGCATGGAGTTAATTGGTCAAACGAGTGCACAAATTGAACATATGAACCATATCACCAGCGAGGCTGCTGTTAATGCGGAAAAATTAGCTGAAAAAACGAATGAAATTGATCAAATCGTCAGCATTATCTCTGGCATCTCTAATCAAACGAATCTTTTAGCATTGAATGCGGCAATCGAGGCAGCCCGGGCTGGGGAACAGGGAAAAGGATTCGCTGTTGTGGCCGGCGAAGTCAGGGCTCTGGCTGAACAATCTCTTCAAGCATCTAAACAAATCCAGAGTGTAATTGAAAGTGTGAGAACAGAAATAATTAAAATGGTTGAAGTAATGGCTGGCGGAAATTCAGAGGTGCAGAAAGGAAGCAGGTTATTCTCGAATGTACATGAGCAGTATTCTGATATGAGGGAAGGAATCCTTTCCATCCAGAGGGAAATTGACAGGATTGCGCACTATGCAGATGACCTTAAAGAGCAAACTTCCGAGCTGACTACGATGAACCGGGAGTCAATGTCAATTTTACATACAAATTCAGCAGGAATATCAGAAATGGCTGCAGGATTCACGAACCAGGGAGACACCGTGAGAGAATTGACTGCAACTGCGGAGAACTTGAAGAGGGTTTCTTCGATACAGAAGGAAGCCGTTTCAGCATTTCGAAACATTTAA